The sequence TTCTCAGACAGCAAAAACACCAGAActtattttgttgttgctttttcttttagatttaaaaaaaatttcataaTGCTCACCATCGGagcctgtttattatttattatgtcAGTAGTGTCATGATTTAATGCCGTGATTGTGGTTTAATTATTTGTGTCGGCTGTTTGAGTTGTTGTCACATTTAATCCAGACTGTAAATATTTGCGGATAAATCTCAACCAGTAACTTTCTGTTTTCCAAAAGCGCTGGTTAGCACAAAAGGTTAAACCTCCAGACATGACCATAAGAACAAAGGAAAAAGTCAGAGAAACGTCCCAATCTTCTCTGTTTATTTACATGCATTACCTcctaaaaaattattataagaGCAATTTgtgatatttaattaatttatcaatAAATGAGGTAATATATTGTTGGCTGACTAATAAAATATGTCTAGAATCCAGAATGTACATACAATTAAACAGGGTCGTGCGCCAGTAAGTtgagaataaatgtttaatttgcaACGGTGTTCAAAAGTAAATTCTGCTTAGGGCACCATTCACTGACCACTAAGGCAATGTCTTTGATAATGAGAGAACGTCAGTGAAAATGTAAGAAGAGTGCTTGTTGTGCAGCCACAGATTGGACCGAGAGCACATAGCTGGCAGTTTATCCAAATTGCTCTTAGCTATGCAGAAACTGAATAacacaacagagaaaaaaaaaactctagccTAATCACTTTTCTAGGGACAGTATCACAAGGGGGTCCTGTTACATTGAGCTATCTGTGGCTGTAATTCTGGCTTAACAGGAAATGGACTGGAACGCTTCGGTTTGCTTTGAAACTTAGTTATGTAAAGAGAAAGATAAGGATACACAAAGGTTACAGGGTGACCTGGAGGAGGAGTTTGGCAGAAGGCAAGTGAGGGGGACGGGTTACAACTTCTCTGCAGGAAACAAGGAGGAGCTAGCCCAGCTCCACTAACGTGATAAACAAACGTGAACAGTCACAATGGTATGAGTGGCGCCCCAAGAGCAGTTGTCTGCTTCCCTTCATACAAAATGATTTGGAATAGTCGATTGTCTGAGGAGATGTGCAGAAGTTCCTGAAGTACAGTGATCTCCTTGACTTTCAGAGTTGCTAAAGATGTTTAAAATCTAAGATTTATTTAGATTGAAATCAAGTTTAACCATTTATACTCCTCGTCTTGGATGTAACATTTAATCCTTCCCTTCACCCAACCCTCCCTTTGCCTAGTGGAACATTGCCAGGAACCTATTTATAGTTCTGACCAATTCGCCCTCTGTGCCTTGTGTGTTCACACTTAGAAATTTGCGGGTTACGGATCTGTTCAGACAGGACAGACAGATGTGCTGTACACATTCTAAAAGACGACCCATTTAGTCAGTTGGATGAACAGGTCTAGGAGGATCTTAGGCGATATTTTGATGGATTTCAACATGTTgtcatttgtatttattgtgtttgttCTGCCCTTTCCCCCAGTTCAATCTAAGTTATCGCAtctagaaggaaaaaaataataatttgcccCTACCTGCCTTCTTCGCTCCCAGTGACTACTCTTCAGAGTGAACAGTAAAATTTGTGGACTTGTTAGGGCTTGTGCGGTAACAAATAACATTGGCCCTGCATGGGAAACATTATCCTCGTGTTCTGTTCTTAACACTGCAGCACTGTTGCATTTCTGTAgtataaactgaaaaaaaaaatctaatttatctCTCTATGGTTATGTTGCAATTTTCCTAAATATTTTATCGTATGTCCATGACTAATATGAAAAATGTGACCATTAAGTTTAGCAATAACTTATACTTTTTTTGCTGCCCTTGCAAGAAAACTTATATGTCTGAGACAGATGGTAAAGCGTTGAGAATGAAAAAATTAGAATTGATTCAAAGGTTTGAAGTTAAACTTTGTGCTGGAGGCTTCCAGGAAGGGCAGAGGTCAGCATAGCAGTGCCTAGACTTTGCATTGCATGCATTCTGAActctgtctgttttcctttccCGACTAACTCAATTACACCGAGCTGTGACGCGTGTGCAGCAGAGCATGTGCCAGTCTGCACTCCGCATCATCTGTTTATCTGAttccctcctccccccccccccccctccagctcTGTGCCAATCCCTCTGCAGGTCACTGTGATTTAGCTAATCTTGGCTCCAACCTCAAATCTAGCTAGATTATCTCAAGCCATTTGgtgaaaatacatttctgtctcATCAGCCATTGAAAGTTTATCCCTTTTTCCACACTTGTGATTCACCACATGGCAAAAATCCCATTAGCTTCATTAGACATTTTATCAGTATTATAATACTTTCTGTCCAGAGCCAGTGGTTGTTCAAGAGTATACAAGCTGAACTAACTCTCCCATGGTTAAATATTTACATTGTACAAACACTTGCAGGTGAACATCACAGGTAATCTTTTTATCATTGCACTTGTTAGTGGGTGGGTCAGTGGGTACGTTCTGGACTCAAGACATATTATATTAGTCAGCCAACATTATATGACCTCAACAAATTTGAGATGTTGTCTTTGCTGTCAGATTTCACAGATTCCCGTCTAATCCAGCACCTCTGGAACGGTTGGGAAAATCCTGTACATCAAGATTGCAACACACCCCTCAATTTACACCTTGTCACATTGCATCTAAGATTTGTTTATTATCAAATTTATTTAAGCTCTTATctaaaaaacatcaaataaaaagtttcaatAAATATCTGAATTGAAAATAGATGCTGAGCTTATGTTTGAAGCACAAACAAATCCTTTATATGGCAGTTATTATGCAAATGTTTTACACGGTGAAGGGAATTCATTTCAAACAGTTGCATTTTCACATATATTGCAGCCCAAATTTTCTGTCCGACATTTGAAAGGTGCTGGCATGATTCAACGTACCTGTTTAACACATTGTcagtaatgaaagaaaaatctctGTTAACAATCTGTGAGCTATTTTCACTCATGTCAAAGACCTCAAGTGATGAAGCCATGCCCCATGTCAACAGGAAGTGGTCCCCTCTTACCTTGCAACGTCACCCATCATGTCAATGGGGGAGGAGTTAATGCAGATGGAGCTGGGCAGGGGTGCTTCCCACCATCATGGTAGGCTTGgctaaaaatagaaagaaattcaggaatttatcattttgttttgagaaaaaaaaaagcattaatgcTGCTCCCACGTATCATACAGACAACATCCCCTGCAGCACACTTCCTGTCCAGAGCCTGGGGCCACAGGATGGAGCGACATgcaagaagaggaggaagaagaggaggaaagtgaagccagaaggaggaggaggaacaggagggaggagggaAGACAGCGGGGAGGAGTTCTCCGAGGATGAAGACATGTTTACTATTGACCTGAGCTCGGATGAGGAGAAGGAGGGTGACAGTAGCAGGTGTGTGGTGTATACGGTGGAGTACAGAGATTTTTAATCACAAGATCACTATAGATCAGCTACACCCACTTGACTCAAATATAAGAATTACAATCAAGCATTTCAGTCATGTGTTGAATAATTTAGTGTTGTTATCACTTCCAACACCAttgtacggaagaggattagggccactcaaaaaaaaaaaaaagaagtctactcaattctgacttttttctcagaattctgacttttttctcagaattctgagaaaaaagtcagaattctgagaaaaaagtcagaattctgactttaatctcagaattctgagaaaaaagtcagaattctgagaaaaaagtcagaattctgactttaatctcagaattctgagaaaaaagtcagaattctgactttaatctcagaattctgagaaaaaagtcagaattctgactttaatctcagaattctgagaaaaaagtcaaaattgagtagacttctttttttttttttttttgagtggccctaatcctcttccgtaccaTTGACCATGCAGAAACCACCTGAAAAATGTTGTAGCTATCACCAGAGttactctgttttatttgtctctCTGGAATTAGACGGCGTGCTGAAATGATCAGCCATTTCTAAACTGCAAgagtttaatgcattttaccCAAAGCCACACTATGGTTGGGCTTTTTACTCTATGTTAATTGtactgagatttatttttaaatatagaagAAAGGTTTTCACCTCATAATCTCTCCTTTAAAGGTTGTTAAGTGTTCAGAGATTTCTATATCTCTGTAGTATGAATGCAACATGCTTAATCTAAAGTATAAATGTCATTTATAGAGCACCTTTCAAGAGAAAGCTCAAGATTCTTTCAATAAAAGTAATATAGGAGACAAAAAGATTTAATTTGACAAaccaaaatgaaagaaataacaAACAACTAAAATACAGTCAAGTAAAAAGATTCAATGCCATCCAAAGGTTAGTCTAAACTGTCAACTGAACTTAACTGAACTTAAATCCAGCGCCACCATGTCTGCATCGCGATACAAGAGCCCCCATGTCAGGAGAGTGAGTAGTACGAAAGCAGGCCGTAGCTTGTCCAAGATTTTATTCTCATTCATAATATTTAATAGCTATTTTTAATAtaagttttaaaagaaagtctGTTTTATATTCTAAACATAGGTTTAACACTTAATGAGCCGGTAAATCCCCTGGAACTgtttaaacttttatattgTTAAGCCAATATAGCaatcaaaatcaaagcagcGAAGCATAAAACGTTTTGTTGTTCCTGCCTCCGCGTGTCATTGAAATCATTACAACAGAGCGCGTCGCATGCTTGGAAAACAATTATGGATTTAACGCGTTAGACTGCAAGCCTGCGCCTGCCGCTGTTTATTTTAGGAGCACTTTAGGAAGCGTCATTTTTATGGGACCTGTCCTGTTCCCACGGTGTTTTCTGTCTCCTTTACACTCAGCTTACTCAGCTGCCCCTACTGCTGCACTCTAAGGCCGTTAGAAAGCTCGACCACAGATGCGCACTGGGAAAATTCCCAGATCTCTTGAAGAGCTGAAGGAATGTGTATTTGACTCTGACTTGCATTAATTCACAGCAGTTTTAAACAACACAAGTTTAAGTTTCTGAATAACAATGCAAAACTAATACATGGACGGAAAATAATTTTGAATCTCTTGTAATGTTTGTGAAATAATTTGTTTGCACTTGTtcctgcgtgtgtgtgtttgtgatcaGACGGGCGTATGGCGATCGGGGATCTACGATCAACAGCAACTTATATCACATGGCCGAGTGGACCGAATCTCAGAGGTATGACACGTTTATCACAAATCTCTCAAGCATCAActctatttattatttttttcatccttttaaAGAACTTCTCTTAACATCTTTTGTTTACCCTTTTCCACTACTTCCAAGATGTTCTTTGTTGACAGCAGTTATGTTCACACATACATTTGCAGTTAGCTATAATTTGCTTTAATATTTCTAATgctcctttcctttttttccattttttgtgCTCATCATTTCCACTAATGGAGTGATGTGACTAAGAAGACTCTCTCCATCTGTCCATCCTATGGTCTGTCCATCTCTTGTCCTCAGAGCACCTCTCACTTTTCTTCACCTGTTGGGTATCATCTCCATTTCTTCCCTTTCTACATACAACAaccaattaagaaaaaaatgcttaaactGTTGCTTTTTTACACTGTATGACAGTACATTGTGATTGGTCTTAATCTAGTGTCTGAAACTCATTTGTACAGCAGTCCAGATGATTCAGCATCATCGACACCGAAGAGTGACTCCGAACTGACCAATCAGACTAATCCTGAAATGCTGTGGACTTGGGGCGAGCTGCCACAGGCTGCACAGGTATCTACACacgctgcatttttatttatttatctacatTTTCATTCAAGCCCCAACTTCTTCATACACCTGGGAGAATTaggtttaaagtattttttttcttttttatttaaccaacatgtAATATTACAGTTTTATAGTGAATCTGTGATGGTAGCTAATGATTAAGGTTATGAAAAGGTGACCAACCTCGAGGACTTGGATCTCACCACCAAAGTTAGCTGGTCAAAACACCAATGAACACATGCAAAGAACTGATCAGCAATTATACAAACAGTTTGATGGTTCTAATGCCAATATAAAGATATTTCTAGTGATTATTGAGATGggcataaatacatttaaaatgcctTTTATAGTAAAATGTACatgaaaacttttttattattatttgaaaacGCTTTAACATTAGTTTATTGTCTGTTTGAGAACTGCATGCCTCATTTCCTATCAGAAATAAACTTATTGcttgaattaaaataatgttcagTCGAAATCttccaggggtatgaatagttttgggcATAACTGTATATTGATGGCTGCAGCAAACATGGGTATGAACACATTTATGCGAGTTGTGtatgtgtgggttttttttgcaaacagatCTATTTAGCATAACTTTAATACCTTAAAATGCTACTTAAAATAACAGGTCAGTGGATAATCAATAATAAGAAAGTTAGCTACTGACCAGGAAGAATACTTTTGAAATGACTAAACTAAAAAGTTGCCTTGTGTGAAATACTTGGCTTTTGCCGTAACTCAGTTATGTTAAAAGAAGAAGGTCCAGAAAAATGCAAATTCCAGCCTGTTATTTAGAGTGTGAAAAATCTCGATCTATTTGCTTTCTAGCCATCCTTCCTTGCTTCCCACCTGAAGCAAGACTCGGCTGCAGCTGTCTCCATCCCAGTGACTGCAAACAGCCACTTCAGAGCCATCGCTGACACAGGGTCACCCGCCGAGGCTCCCTATGGCCTCCAATCAGTCGAGACCACTGCTCCTAAAGGGACCCTGGATTTTGAAGGAAACAAAGGCGAAACCAGGGTGGAGTTAATAATTACATCTGAAGAGAGGTCTGGAGAACAGAatggtaaatatacatttaGTTTCCACAGTGGGGAAACATAGATTTAGTGCATCATCTGCATGGTGATCAAATATTTAGAAGTGTTGTAATGATTTGGTAATACCTGAGAGAACTACTTTGGACTCAAAGAGTCAGACGATGTCATGTAAAACATACCAAAACACTGcatatgtaatgtttttattagatCCTGGGTCACCTGCACCAGAGGGGGTTCACATGCCGTTAAGTGCTCCAGTGGTCGTTCTCTACATCacttgcatttatttaaatgactgTCCATTGCATATCAATATTAAATGGAGAAATGGTTTAGAAATATATACACTCAGTCCTTCTGTCCTTCATTAAAAGCTGAGTAAAGAtgtgtaatgtgtttttattgttgttattgctTTTAGATGGCTCCAATTGTGAAATGGTATTTGAGAAAAAagggttaataaaaaaaaacagtgctagCATTAGGCTAAAAATGTTTGGTCTGTCCGAATTTACTAGGCTTCTGTTTGGTAAATGCGTTCAATATAAAAACGGACTGTTCATTCTGTCCATCTTTGTGGTTCAGGGGTTTGTTGTGCTCCTTCAGATGGTTTTCTGCTGGGTTTTTGTTCTTATAGTGGCTGAGAATGTCGGCCCCTCACCCATGGAGGTGGAGAGTTCAGCAGCTTCTTCGGTGTCCCCAAAGACTCTCCCGGGTCATCTGAATGAAGACAGTAACAGAGGGAGTCCCATCAGAAGCACTGATTCACCATCAAAGAGGAAAGGTAGTGGCTGCGATTTGCATATTGTCTGTTCAGATGTTATATTTTATGGCTGCCTTATTAAAAAGGTTTGATGCTGCCCTCTTTAGAAAAGAGAAGCCAGCATCTGGGGGCTGATGGCGTATATCTGGATGACATTACAGAGCTGGAACCCGAAGTTGCTGCTCTCTACTTCCCGAAAAGGTATAATACCAATTTTATTCAGGCTTGGGTGGTCTATCCATCATATTGCATTTTAAATACTCTCAGTTTAGTGTTCACTAAACGTCCGTGTTATTCTCACCTAATTGTGACAATCCCATTTCTCCGTATTTGCAGTACTAACACATTTTTGCAAAGcaattattgatttttattcacGCTAAACCTGTCGATTATTGGCAATATAATGTTGGGAGGTATTTATTAGAGCATTCGATGATCAACTTAACTAAAGCTTTTTTCCAGAAAACCGTTGAGATTGTGTGCTACTCTCTCTTCAGTGATGGAGGCAGCAGCTCGATGATGGCGGACTCAGAGATAATGATGGACATGAGGGGCACCAACCAGTCCCCTCATTCAGTGGGCAGCAGCGGCGTGGACAGCGGCGTGGACAGTTTGTTGGACCAGATAGCCGACATGCCTCATGTCGCCATCTCCTTGTGCGGAGGACTCTCAGACAACAAGGAGATCACAAAAGGTAGAAATATTAACCTTGAATGTTCATCATAAAATGTACCAGTTATATGTTTATACTTAGAAATGTTCATTCGAAGGTCAGAAATTTCATTGCTCTTTTTGCTGAGTCGTTtacatacagtttttttttttggaataactaCTTTATTTTTGCTGACCTGTATATCCTCTTCCTGTACCCTGCGTGGATGTGGGTTTTTTCAAACCACAGAACAGTTCCTGGAAAGAGCCGTTTCCTACCAACAGTTCTCAGAGAACCCCTCCATTATCGATGATCCCAACCTGGTGGTCAAGGTTGGAAATAAGTATGCATTGCTCTTTTTACAagggtgtttcttttttttttttcaactaacGTTTACTTAATGTTTTAAGATGTTAAAACCTAAAATAGTTAACTGTCATATTTGTGAGACGCTGCTTTGAAACGCGTGTTAATATTTCTGATGTCTTTAAATCTTACCCCGAGTTTGTGCACATGCAGTCAttattaaatcaatttaaaaaaataattatgtggCAAGAAACTCAACTGTGGATtgcgttcttttttttgtatttagaaCCCAATTGTTTAAATATCCTCAGCAtatacattgtgttgtttttacccaaGGTCAATTAGCTCTTTGGCTCCCTCTGTGGTGTGTCTCAGGTACTACAACTGGACCACAGCAGCGCCTGTTATGCTGGCCATGCAGGTCTACCAGAAACCCCTGCCACAGgtaagaccaacacaaagtttgAAAAGataacctatatatatatatattaaagtaAATTGCATTGAATTGCAGTATACATGTATTAAAGTAGCTGTAGTATGACAGAGCTTTATTAAGGTCTAGCGACCAAGTGTTATAAATTCCTTTATCGTCTTTCTTTTTAATGCATCCGTTATTTACCGGGTATATtgcattgtttttcttaaaaccATATGTAGTTATTATTTCTTGCACAGATTTTTCTGCAACCTCCTGCATTACATTTGCGCTGTGCACGGCCagcattttgttaaataaaaaccttgtaaATGTGAAGCTTAATTTTGCTTCAGATATTGCCTTTTGTCGTGTTCTCTTAATGTTTGATGGAAAGCTCACCATAAGGACGCATGTTTTGCTCTAACTTCTGGCTCCCAAGTATCGTGCTTCCATTTAAAGTGACATCAGttgtattagggctggacgataatttaataacaacatatattatatattttgatAGAAgtgtggttcaatagaaaaaaagaggtcagtaaaaagttcaataaaagaacattttccttcctttttagcctatcatgtagattaatattacagtcattacatcctcccaaccaatcacaaacacagacccaggaaggCTCTTTCACCAAGCTTCAAAAAGTTCAGAGAGCTCacgttctttctttctttcttttttttaagacttacagttttggtaaaaaagttagttgaataaagggttgtgtttgaatccgtttattaaaaaaaatcgatcattaagcagcagcataagatggccagggctgcacttgaaatatgttttgaattttttgataattattgatatcaatCAATGTGacttctattttatcaatatgcctttttttctatatcgtccagccctaagttGTATCTAGTCGACATGAAGTATCTGGCGTCACCCCAAGCGCAAAATACTGATTTATGTATTTAGAAGCTTACATCAGCTGATCTTAAAATGACagtataataatattttaaatctgtTGTCCAAACACTGAAATAACGTCATGTCTTTATcctgtttttccccccctccatTTACATAATTTCTCTCATCATCAATTTGCCGTTTGTGTTCACCAAGTATTGGTgtttgagttatgttttttctgttttcggCCTCTTCTCATACTGCTTCCCCGGTCTGTTTGGCTCCAGCACATCAGCGCCTGTACGAACCTTTCTGTCCTTTCCTGACTCTTGCTCAGAGCATGTCCTTTCCTGTCGGGTTCTTCGTCACTTGTCTTCTCTTCTTCTCGTTTGCATGGCTGTGTGTTAGCATGGGTTAGTTTGGGGTTCAGTAaattcttttccatttcttttcctGCTGTCATTTCTGTGCTCGTATGTCCTGAGTTACATTTCCGCTCAGTTTTGAGTTGTATGGCATCATTTTCCTCAGGCCTCAGTGGAGAGCATCATGAAGGATAAGATGCCAAAGaaaggaggacgatggtggttttcatggaggaggaggaacagcGACTCTAAGTCGGTCAGTCCACAGACagacactttgttttatttctaatacATTTTTGGGAAATAATGTCAAAGAGCACAGAATATGTTAAACCAAATTATTGGAGCATATGCTTCAGTTTACTGAGCCAGTTCTGATCTCTTTGCACTTCAGGAAATGGCTACAGAAACGGGAGACGGAGAGGACGGCGCACTCACCATGACCTCAGTGAACGGGTGATTTTACCCATCGAACAATGAtgttatctcttttttttcccctctcacgTACGTTCTCGTCATTATCAGTTTCCCTGTTTTACTAAACTCAATATCTTAAAACTCTCAGTTTGAAGGAGGACTCTTCAAGTGACGAGGACCATGCAGCATGCAATCAGATGGCAGAATCCTATCAGCCGGACCCAGCTTTAAACTCTACCGGTGTCTGTTATAAGAAGACGCTTCGTCTTACTTCAGAGCAGCTGGTACTAGTGTTTATTCCTACGTCTAACTTTAATTAACCTAATGCCATGAAGCTTTGTGATGAAAAGCTGAGGTGTACCTTCTGCCGCCAAGATGATTGCAGGTCAATTTTTCTGCACGGGTGGAATAAAAGTGTCTTTTCGAGCTTTTTTTTTCGacatattgatttatttttaacagcagaATCTTTCGTTTGAACAAAACGAACATCTTTACACTCCGCACAGTTATTGCTGATTAAATTTGAGTAGAGTACCGAAAAACAAGGACAAGTGTCACTTGTACACAAAATATGTGCATAAAATAGTTACTAAACTATGTGATTTAGTAAAGTAGTAATTACTTTGTGGTGGGACCCCAATGCAGAGTACATAACACTGAATAAGTTACTtctataagtttttttttttttttttttacttcctgaaTTTTGCTGCATGTGTTTTCCACAGGCAGGCCTGCAGCTAAAGGAAGGACCCAACGAAGTGGTGTTCAGTGTGACCACACAGTATCAAGGCACCTGCCGCTGCCATGGCACAATCTATCTTTGGAGCTGGGATGACAAGATCATCATCTCGGATATAGACGGAACCATCACCA comes from Fundulus heteroclitus isolate FHET01 chromosome 4, MU-UCD_Fhet_4.1, whole genome shotgun sequence and encodes:
- the lpin1 gene encoding phosphatidate phosphatase LPIN1 isoform X4, giving the protein MTSMEDFSGPTETESPSDSWSWLQTMNYVGQLAGQVFVQVKELYRGLNPATLSGCIDVIVVRQPDGSLQCSPFHVRFGKMGVLRSREKVVDIEINGEPVGLHMKLGENGEAFFVKETENILEVVPSYLATSPIMSMGEELMQMELGRGASHHHDNIPCSTLPVQSLGPQDGATCKKRRKKRRKVKPEGGGGTGGRREDSGEEFSEDEDMFTIDLSSDEEKEGDSSRRAYGDRGSTINSNLYHMAEWTESQSDVTKKTLSICPSYGLSISCPQSTSHFSSPVGSPDDSASSTPKSDSELTNQTNPEMLWTWGELPQAAQPSFLASHLKQDSAAAVSIPVTANSHFRAIADTGSPAEAPYGLQSVETTAPKGTLDFEGNKGETRVELIITSEERSGEQNVAENVGPSPMEVESSAASSVSPKTLPGHLNEDSNRGSPIRSTDSPSKRKEKRSQHLGADGVYLDDITELEPEVAALYFPKSDGGSSSMMADSEIMMDMRGTNQSPHSVGSSGVDSGVDSLLDQIADMPHVAISLCGGLSDNKEITKEQFLERAVSYQQFSENPSIIDDPNLVVKVGNKSISSLAPSVVCLRYYNWTTAAPVMLAMQVYQKPLPQASVESIMKDKMPKKGGRWWFSWRRRNSDSKSEMATETGDGEDGALTMTSVNGLKEDSSSDEDHAACNQMAESYQPDPALNSTGVCYKKTLRLTSEQLAGLQLKEGPNEVVFSVTTQYQGTCRCHGTIYLWSWDDKIIISDIDGTITRSDTLGHILPTLGKDWTHQGIARLYHRVSLNGYKFMYCSARAIGMAGMTRGYLHWVNERGTMLPMGPVLLSPSSLFSAFHREVIEKKPEVFKIECLTDIKHLFYPNTEPFYAAFGNRATDVYSYKEVGIPLNRIFTVNPKGELIQEHAKTNISSFGRLCEMVDHVFPVLVQNEEVDIPSSDSFDQTSSWRKQLPNGSNPEEDESQPIEAN
- the lpin1 gene encoding phosphatidate phosphatase LPIN1 isoform X2, translated to MTSMEDFSGPTETESPSDSWSWLQTMNYVGQLAGQVFVQVKELYRGLNPATLSGCIDVIVVRQPDGSLQCSPFHVRFGKMGVLRSREKVVDIEINGEPVGLHMKLGENGEAFFVKETENILEVVPSYLATSPIMSMGEELMQMELGRGASHHHDNIPCSTLPVQSLGPQDGATCKKRRKKRRKVKPEGGGGTGGRREDSGEEFSEDEDMFTIDLSSDEEKEGDSSRRAYGDRGSTINSNLYHMAEWTESQSDVTKKTLSICPSYGLSISCPQSTSHFSSPVGSPDDSASSTPKSDSELTNQTNPEMLWTWGELPQAAQPSFLASHLKQDSAAAVSIPVTANSHFRAIADTGSPAEAPYGLQSVETTAPKGTLDFEGNKGETRVELIITSEERSGEQNVAENVGPSPMEVESSAASSVSPKTLPGHLNEDSNRGSPIRSTDSPSKRKEKRSQHLGADGVYLDDITELEPEVAALYFPKSDGGSSSMMADSEIMMDMRGTNQSPHSVGSSGVDSGVDSLLDQIADMPHVAISLCGGLSDNKEITKEQFLERAVSYQQFSENPSIIDDPNLVVKVGNKYYNWTTAAPVMLAMQVYQKPLPQYWCLSYVFSVFGLFSYCFPGLFGSSTSAPASVESIMKDKMPKKGGRWWFSWRRRNSDSKSEMATETGDGEDGALTMTSVNGLKEDSSSDEDHAACNQMAESYQPDPALNSTGVCYKKTLRLTSEQLAGLQLKEGPNEVVFSVTTQYQGTCRCHGTIYLWSWDDKIIISDIDGTITRSDTLGHILPTLGKDWTHQGIARLYHRVSLNGYKFMYCSARAIGMAGMTRGYLHWVNERGTMLPMGPVLLSPSSLFSAFHREVIEKKPEVFKIECLTDIKHLFYPNTEPFYAAFGNRATDVYSYKEVGIPLNRIFTVNPKGELIQEHAKTNISSFGRLCEMVDHVFPVLVQNEEVDIPSSDSFDQTSSWRKQLPNGSNPEEDESQPIEAN
- the lpin1 gene encoding phosphatidate phosphatase LPIN1 isoform X1; this translates as MTSMEDFSGPTETESPSDSWSWLQTMNYVGQLAGQVFVQVKELYRGLNPATLSGCIDVIVVRQPDGSLQCSPFHVRFGKMGVLRSREKVVDIEINGEPVGLHMKLGENGEAFFVKETENILEVVPSYLATSPIMSMGEELMQMELGRGASHHHDNIPCSTLPVQSLGPQDGATCKKRRKKRRKVKPEGGGGTGGRREDSGEEFSEDEDMFTIDLSSDEEKEGDSSRRAYGDRGSTINSNLYHMAEWTESQSDVTKKTLSICPSYGLSISCPQSTSHFSSPVGSPDDSASSTPKSDSELTNQTNPEMLWTWGELPQAAQPSFLASHLKQDSAAAVSIPVTANSHFRAIADTGSPAEAPYGLQSVETTAPKGTLDFEGNKGETRVELIITSEERSGEQNVAENVGPSPMEVESSAASSVSPKTLPGHLNEDSNRGSPIRSTDSPSKRKEKRSQHLGADGVYLDDITELEPEVAALYFPKSDGGSSSMMADSEIMMDMRGTNQSPHSVGSSGVDSGVDSLLDQIADMPHVAISLCGGLSDNKEITKEQFLERAVSYQQFSENPSIIDDPNLVVKVGNKSISSLAPSVVCLRYYNWTTAAPVMLAMQVYQKPLPQYWCLSYVFSVFGLFSYCFPGLFGSSTSAPASVESIMKDKMPKKGGRWWFSWRRRNSDSKSEMATETGDGEDGALTMTSVNGLKEDSSSDEDHAACNQMAESYQPDPALNSTGVCYKKTLRLTSEQLAGLQLKEGPNEVVFSVTTQYQGTCRCHGTIYLWSWDDKIIISDIDGTITRSDTLGHILPTLGKDWTHQGIARLYHRVSLNGYKFMYCSARAIGMAGMTRGYLHWVNERGTMLPMGPVLLSPSSLFSAFHREVIEKKPEVFKIECLTDIKHLFYPNTEPFYAAFGNRATDVYSYKEVGIPLNRIFTVNPKGELIQEHAKTNISSFGRLCEMVDHVFPVLVQNEEVDIPSSDSFDQTSSWRKQLPNGSNPEEDESQPIEAN
- the lpin1 gene encoding phosphatidate phosphatase LPIN1 isoform X5, coding for MTSMEDFSGPTETESPSDSWSWLQTMNYVGQLAGQVFVQVKELYRGLNPATLSGCIDVIVVRQPDGSLQCSPFHVRFGKMGVLRSREKVVDIEINGEPVGLHMKLGENGEAFFVKETENILEVVPSYLATSPIMSMGEELMQMELGRGASHHHDNIPCSTLPVQSLGPQDGATCKKRRKKRRKVKPEGGGGTGGRREDSGEEFSEDEDMFTIDLSSDEEKEGDSSRRAYGDRGSTINSNLYHMAEWTESQSSPDDSASSTPKSDSELTNQTNPEMLWTWGELPQAAQPSFLASHLKQDSAAAVSIPVTANSHFRAIADTGSPAEAPYGLQSVETTAPKGTLDFEGNKGETRVELIITSEERSGEQNVAENVGPSPMEVESSAASSVSPKTLPGHLNEDSNRGSPIRSTDSPSKRKEKRSQHLGADGVYLDDITELEPEVAALYFPKSDGGSSSMMADSEIMMDMRGTNQSPHSVGSSGVDSGVDSLLDQIADMPHVAISLCGGLSDNKEITKEQFLERAVSYQQFSENPSIIDDPNLVVKVGNKSISSLAPSVVCLRYYNWTTAAPVMLAMQVYQKPLPQYWCLSYVFSVFGLFSYCFPGLFGSSTSAPASVESIMKDKMPKKGGRWWFSWRRRNSDSKSEMATETGDGEDGALTMTSVNGLKEDSSSDEDHAACNQMAESYQPDPALNSTGVCYKKTLRLTSEQLAGLQLKEGPNEVVFSVTTQYQGTCRCHGTIYLWSWDDKIIISDIDGTITRSDTLGHILPTLGKDWTHQGIARLYHRVSLNGYKFMYCSARAIGMAGMTRGYLHWVNERGTMLPMGPVLLSPSSLFSAFHREVIEKKPEVFKIECLTDIKHLFYPNTEPFYAAFGNRATDVYSYKEVGIPLNRIFTVNPKGELIQEHAKTNISSFGRLCEMVDHVFPVLVQNEEVDIPSSDSFDQTSSWRKQLPNGSNPEEDESQPIEAN